One window from the genome of Deinococcus sp. NW-56 encodes:
- a CDS encoding glutamate ligase domain-containing protein has translation MTPDSPDYDWLYGRTRAGRERGPGGARALLERLGRPDAAFGSVRVVGTDGKGSTCAMLEAGLLAAGVHVGRFTSPHLQRYEERVRVGGEEMDPARTAAFIEWAKVHVPDAAFFDLTLALACQVFAQDGVEIAVMEAGVGGASDATAALTDVRAVALTNVALDHVATLGPTLADIARDKAGAARPGVPLLSTATGGALAVVCEVAGGVGAPLFTPDTHPDLFTLPHPPRLPGPHQHANAALAAATLRTLGHPEGVEAALRATFPARLERFEVGGKTIWVDGAHNPHAARALAASLPGGADVLLFGGLARKDTAATLEPLLELAPQRVFTSPGDPAAPPEELGARYGGAAVPDVGEALALALAQTPPGGTLLVAGSLYLAGAVRGLLDRRGAGR, from the coding sequence ATGACGCCCGACTCACCCGATTACGACTGGTTATATGGCCGCACCCGCGCGGGCCGTGAGCGGGGACCGGGGGGAGCGCGGGCGCTGCTCGAGCGCCTGGGCCGCCCCGACGCCGCCTTCGGAAGCGTGCGGGTCGTCGGCACCGATGGCAAGGGCAGCACCTGCGCGATGCTGGAGGCCGGGCTGCTGGCCGCCGGGGTCCACGTGGGCCGCTTCACCAGCCCGCACCTCCAGCGCTACGAGGAACGCGTCCGGGTGGGAGGAGAGGAGATGGACCCCGCCCGCACCGCCGCCTTTATCGAATGGGCGAAGGTCCACGTGCCGGACGCGGCCTTCTTCGACCTCACCCTGGCGCTGGCGTGTCAGGTTTTCGCCCAAGACGGGGTGGAGATCGCCGTGATGGAAGCTGGAGTGGGCGGGGCCTCGGACGCGACGGCGGCGCTGACGGACGTGCGGGCGGTGGCGCTGACGAACGTGGCCCTCGACCACGTCGCCACCCTGGGGCCGACCCTGGCGGACATCGCCCGCGACAAGGCGGGAGCGGCCCGGCCCGGCGTGCCCCTGCTGAGCACCGCGACGGGCGGGGCGCTGGCGGTCGTGTGCGAGGTGGCAGGGGGAGTTGGCGCCCCCCTCTTCACTCCGGACACCCACCCCGACCTGTTCACCCTGCCGCATCCGCCTCGCCTGCCCGGACCGCACCAGCACGCCAACGCGGCTCTCGCGGCGGCCACCCTGCGAACGCTGGGCCACCCGGAGGGCGTCGAGGCTGCCCTGAGGGCCACCTTCCCCGCCCGGCTGGAACGCTTCGAGGTGGGAGGCAAAACCATCTGGGTAGATGGGGCGCACAACCCCCACGCGGCCCGGGCGCTCGCGGCCAGCCTGCCGGGAGGCGCGGACGTGCTCCTCTTCGGCGGCCTCGCCCGCAAGGACACGGCGGCCACGCTGGAGCCGTTGCTGGAGCTGGCCCCACAGCGCGTCTTCACGTCCCCCGGCGACCCGGCTGCCCCGCCAGAGGAACTGGGTGCCCGCTACGGCGGCGCGGCCGTGCCCGACGTGGGAGAAGCCCTGGCCCTGGCCCTGGCGCAGACGCCCCCCGGCGGCACCCTGCTGGTGGCGGGGAGCCTGTATCTGGCGGGAGCGGTGCGGGGCCTGCTTGACAGGAGAGGAGCGGGCCGCTAG
- a CDS encoding GNAT family N-acetyltransferase: protein MNATPLALQHAPLLHALYAAAPGYFALLGTRVPTPAEVTRDVEIALLDPRRRLELLHDDAGEFVGSLDYKLDYPEPGDLTINLLLIREDRQSQGLGERAVRDLEGRVPPGITRVLASVLGDNPRGARFWERLGYTFALDARPVMTWYARTLPVPARQAGRRTLSLAAD from the coding sequence TTGAACGCCACTCCCCTTGCCCTCCAGCACGCGCCGCTGCTGCATGCCCTGTACGCCGCGGCCCCCGGCTATTTCGCCCTGCTCGGCACCCGCGTCCCCACTCCCGCCGAGGTCACGCGGGACGTCGAGATCGCCCTGCTTGATCCCCGGCGCCGCCTGGAGCTGCTGCACGACGACGCGGGCGAGTTCGTGGGCAGCCTGGACTACAAGCTGGACTATCCGGAACCGGGCGACCTCACCATCAACCTGCTGCTGATCCGCGAAGACCGGCAGTCGCAGGGGCTGGGCGAGCGGGCCGTGCGCGACCTGGAAGGCCGGGTGCCCCCCGGCATCACCCGCGTGCTGGCGAGCGTGCTGGGCGACAACCCGCGCGGCGCCAGATTCTGGGAGCGCCTGGGCTACACCTTCGCGCTCGACGCCCGCCCGGTGATGACGTGGTATGCCAGGACGCTGCCCGTGCCCGCTCGTCAGGCTGGCCGCCGAACCCTGAGCCTAGCCGCAGACTGA
- a CDS encoding tRNA-dihydrouridine synthase, whose translation MTSGFYARRLQAPGAVLAPMAGYSDAPLRQLAAEQGALWTVSEMISSRGLVLGGESEKLTLGRPYPGEQNRVVQLFGAEPDILAEAVRRAEAWFTPAAIDLNMGCPVPKVRGRGGACLLQTPEVAYDLITAMRGATRLDVSAKIRLGWDENRSVEIAQGLAAAGVSLITVHGRTSAQRYTGEADWEAIARVAAAVPVPVVGSGDVLSAAQARARRREAGVAAVMIGRGAVGNPWLFRALATGDDALPPAAERARTALRHAELHVAFYGLDRFGLASVRPLRKVLPRYLPDYPELRDALVQVDTVADVAAALSPLLDGSSWSPAPVGVSAYAGRRS comes from the coding sequence ATGACCTCCGGTTTCTACGCCCGGCGACTCCAGGCCCCCGGCGCCGTCCTCGCGCCGATGGCCGGGTACAGCGACGCGCCCCTGCGCCAGCTCGCCGCCGAGCAGGGAGCGCTGTGGACCGTCAGCGAGATGATCAGCTCGCGCGGTCTGGTGCTGGGCGGCGAGTCCGAGAAACTCACCCTGGGCCGCCCCTACCCCGGCGAGCAGAACCGGGTGGTGCAGCTCTTCGGCGCCGAGCCGGACATTCTGGCCGAAGCGGTGCGCCGCGCCGAGGCGTGGTTCACCCCCGCTGCCATCGACCTCAACATGGGCTGCCCGGTCCCCAAGGTGCGTGGACGCGGTGGGGCCTGTCTGCTCCAGACGCCCGAGGTCGCCTACGACCTGATCACCGCCATGCGCGGCGCGACCCGGCTGGACGTGAGCGCCAAGATTCGCCTGGGCTGGGACGAGAACCGCAGCGTGGAGATCGCGCAGGGCCTCGCGGCGGCGGGAGTCAGCCTGATCACCGTGCATGGCCGCACCAGCGCCCAGCGCTATACCGGCGAGGCCGACTGGGAGGCCATCGCGCGGGTGGCGGCGGCGGTTCCGGTGCCGGTGGTGGGCAGCGGGGACGTCCTGTCGGCGGCGCAGGCCCGCGCCCGGCGGCGGGAAGCGGGGGTGGCCGCCGTGATGATCGGGCGCGGGGCGGTGGGCAATCCCTGGCTCTTCCGGGCGCTGGCGACGGGCGACGACGCCCTCCCGCCCGCCGCCGAGCGTGCCCGCACCGCCCTGCGGCACGCCGAGCTGCACGTCGCCTTCTACGGCCTCGACCGCTTCGGCCTCGCCAGCGTGCGCCCGCTGCGGAAGGTCTTGCCCCGCTACCTCCCCGATTACCCCGAGCTGCGTGACGCGCTCGTGCAGGTGGATACGGTGGCGGACGTGGCGGCGGCGCTCTCGCCCCTGCTGGACGGGTCCTCATGGTCGCCCGCGCCCGTGGGGGTCAGCGCGTATGCTGGGAGGCGTTCATGA
- a CDS encoding DinB family protein: MNVREYYTYLSGAREELQNFLRALPEAELNRPLIEGGDRFRSIKDLLLHVVDVEDHWIHDVARGGQGVSSRYPHDWVRPQAEGYALSWILQYGSEVQERTRAFLATEPDLERRVALIQDDPGSETVTLDALLCHVLTHEVRHTAQIALLIRMLGHTPPWLDFLRFVRPQPAPAQG; this comes from the coding sequence ATGAACGTCCGCGAGTACTACACCTACCTGTCCGGCGCACGCGAGGAGTTGCAGAACTTTCTGCGGGCCTTGCCGGAGGCCGAGCTGAACCGCCCGCTGATCGAGGGCGGCGACCGCTTCCGGTCCATCAAGGACCTGCTGCTGCATGTCGTGGACGTGGAGGACCACTGGATTCACGACGTGGCGCGGGGCGGGCAGGGGGTGTCCTCCCGCTACCCCCACGACTGGGTGCGCCCCCAGGCCGAGGGCTACGCGCTGAGCTGGATTCTGCAGTACGGGAGCGAGGTGCAGGAGCGCACCCGCGCCTTTCTGGCGACCGAGCCGGATCTGGAACGCCGGGTGGCGCTGATTCAGGACGATCCCGGAAGCGAGACGGTCACGCTCGACGCCCTGCTGTGCCACGTCCTGACCCACGAGGTGCGCCACACCGCCCAGATCGCCCTGCTGATCCGGATGCTGGGACACACCCCACCGTGGCTGGATTTCCTGCGTTTCGTGCGGCCCCAGCCTGCCCCGGCCCAGGGCTGA
- the hemC gene encoding hydroxymethylbilane synthase, with protein sequence MRTVTVGTRGSTLALAQTRWVVARLKEEWPETDFRIQTISTQGDRNRGSLEAMAQKGNRGFWVKEIEEALLGSRIDIAVHSLKDLPTEQPEGLEVSSIPKRVDARDVLIGKEGMKRLADLPEGARVGTSSIRRKAFLRAYRPDLQVIDLRGNIDTRLAALGTPDYDAIILAAAGLIRTEMRHRIDEFVEPDLLLPAPGQGALALETRADDDLTIEVAYAIHDHLTDDRVTAEREFLAGLGAGCMAPVGAHATVGGGVLTLEGWVGAVDGSKVIRATSSGDPAECADLGAELAADMLAQGAAALIDAARP encoded by the coding sequence ATGCGGACGGTGACGGTAGGCACGCGCGGCAGCACACTCGCGCTCGCGCAGACGCGGTGGGTGGTGGCCCGCCTGAAGGAGGAGTGGCCGGAGACGGACTTCCGCATCCAGACCATCAGTACCCAGGGGGACCGCAACCGCGGCAGCCTGGAAGCGATGGCCCAGAAGGGCAACCGGGGCTTCTGGGTCAAGGAGATCGAGGAGGCCCTCCTCGGCAGCCGCATCGACATCGCGGTGCATTCCCTCAAGGACCTGCCCACCGAGCAGCCCGAGGGCCTGGAGGTGTCCTCCATCCCCAAGCGGGTGGACGCCCGCGACGTCTTGATCGGCAAGGAGGGCATGAAGCGCCTCGCGGACCTGCCCGAGGGTGCCCGCGTGGGCACGAGCAGCATCCGCCGCAAGGCCTTCCTGCGGGCCTACCGCCCCGACCTGCAGGTCATCGACCTGCGCGGCAATATCGACACCCGGCTCGCGGCGCTGGGCACCCCCGACTACGACGCGATCATCCTCGCGGCGGCGGGCCTGATCCGCACCGAGATGCGCCACCGCATCGACGAGTTCGTGGAGCCCGACCTGCTGTTGCCCGCGCCGGGGCAGGGCGCCCTGGCGCTGGAAACCCGCGCCGACGACGACCTCACCATCGAGGTGGCCTACGCGATCCACGACCACCTCACCGACGACCGGGTGACCGCCGAGCGCGAGTTCCTGGCCGGGCTGGGGGCAGGCTGCATGGCCCCGGTGGGCGCCCACGCGACCGTGGGGGGCGGCGTGCTGACCCTGGAAGGCTGGGTGGGCGCGGTGGACGGCTCGAAGGTGATCCGCGCGACCAGCTCCGGCGACCCCGCCGAGTGTGCCGACCTGGGGGCCGAACTCGCCGCCGACATGCTCGCGCAGGGGGCGGCGGCCCTGATCGACGCCGCCCGGCCCTGA
- a CDS encoding asparaginase, whose translation MSLAGRRLAVIHTGGTIASRPDPGGPGLTPQEAPAVPGLPGVMVTAHQPFRLPSPHVTPGHMLELARLIERLAPDADGIVVTHGTDTLEETAFFLHLALTTDTPVLLTGSMRHAEEVSWDGPGNLLDAAHVALHPDSHGRGPLVVFGGDLFDARTVTKVHTSAVDAFGGYPGPIGRIDRTGETAHLRFFARPEARPVYAPARVEARVEILYAYAGWQGEGYAEAAARADGLVIAALGTGNLPAELLPLVAASAGAGQPVVIATRTHAGPILPVYGYPGGGATLVAAGAIPASFLNAHKARLLLLLLLSLDYGLEEIRGVFGEGQF comes from the coding sequence GTGAGCCTGGCGGGGCGCCGCCTCGCGGTCATCCACACCGGCGGCACCATCGCCAGCCGCCCCGATCCGGGCGGGCCGGGCCTGACCCCGCAGGAGGCGCCCGCCGTGCCGGGGCTGCCGGGGGTCATGGTCACCGCCCACCAGCCCTTTCGCCTGCCGAGCCCCCACGTCACGCCGGGGCACATGCTGGAGCTGGCCCGGCTGATCGAGCGGCTGGCCCCGGACGCCGACGGCATCGTCGTCACCCACGGCACCGACACGCTGGAGGAGACGGCCTTTTTCCTGCACCTCGCGCTGACGACCGACACGCCGGTCCTGCTGACGGGTTCGATGCGCCACGCCGAGGAGGTGTCCTGGGACGGTCCCGGCAACCTGCTGGACGCGGCGCACGTCGCCCTGCATCCAGACTCGCATGGCCGGGGGCCGCTGGTCGTCTTCGGCGGCGACCTATTCGACGCCCGCACGGTTACGAAGGTTCACACCAGCGCGGTGGACGCCTTCGGGGGCTATCCCGGTCCCATCGGGCGCATCGACCGAACGGGGGAGACGGCCCACCTGCGCTTCTTCGCCCGGCCGGAAGCGCGGCCGGTGTACGCGCCCGCACGGGTGGAGGCCCGCGTGGAGATTCTCTACGCCTACGCGGGCTGGCAGGGCGAGGGCTACGCCGAGGCCGCTGCCCGCGCCGACGGGCTGGTGATTGCGGCGCTGGGCACCGGCAACCTGCCCGCCGAACTGCTGCCCCTCGTCGCCGCGAGTGCCGGGGCCGGGCAGCCCGTCGTGATCGCCACCCGCACCCACGCCGGGCCGATTCTGCCCGTGTACGGTTATCCCGGCGGCGGGGCGACCCTGGTGGCCGCCGGGGCGATTCCCGCGAGCTTCCTCAACGCGCACAAGGCCCGGCTGCTGCTCCTGCTGCTGCTCAGCCTGGACTATGGGCTGGAGGAGATCCGTGGGGTCTTCGGGGAGGGACAGTTCTGA
- the tmpR gene encoding bifunctional dihydropteridine reductase/dihydrofolate reductase TmpR translates to MTEAGGKGTALVTGAARGIGQALAVALAGEGYAVAVHYRGSQADAGETARLCEEKGVPATTLQADLTDPVQARALVAAAHGAFPGRGLAVLVNNVGNYVHKPLLETTDAEWADMLGSNLTATFATCQAAAPLMQAAGFGRIVNLGYAGARHLVARPGIVPYAVAKAGVLHLSHALGKVLAGTGVSVNVVSPGVIETSVSQPLREIPAGRVGTVEELVDAALYFVRASDYVTGQELEVAGGWNL, encoded by the coding sequence GTGACGGAGGCCGGAGGAAAGGGCACCGCCCTCGTCACCGGCGCGGCGCGGGGCATCGGGCAGGCACTGGCGGTCGCGCTCGCGGGGGAAGGCTACGCGGTGGCCGTCCACTACCGGGGCAGTCAGGCGGATGCCGGGGAAACGGCCCGGCTGTGCGAGGAAAAAGGGGTGCCCGCGACCACCCTCCAGGCCGACCTCACCGACCCGGTGCAGGCACGGGCGTTGGTGGCGGCGGCGCACGGGGCCTTCCCCGGCCGGGGCCTCGCCGTGCTCGTGAACAACGTGGGCAACTATGTCCACAAGCCGCTGCTGGAGACCACCGACGCCGAGTGGGCCGACATGCTGGGCAGCAACCTGACCGCCACCTTCGCCACCTGTCAGGCCGCCGCCCCGCTGATGCAGGCGGCAGGCTTCGGGCGCATCGTGAATCTGGGGTACGCGGGCGCCCGGCACCTCGTCGCGCGGCCGGGGATCGTGCCCTATGCGGTGGCGAAGGCGGGGGTGCTGCACCTCTCGCACGCGCTGGGCAAGGTGCTGGCGGGCACGGGCGTCAGCGTGAATGTCGTCTCGCCGGGGGTGATCGAAACCTCGGTGAGTCAGCCCCTGCGCGAGATTCCCGCCGGACGGGTGGGCACGGTGGAGGAACTCGTGGACGCGGCGCTGTACTTCGTGCGGGCCAGCGATTACGTGACTGGGCAGGAGCTGGAGGTGGCGGGTGGGTGGAACCTGTGA
- a CDS encoding NUDIX domain-containing protein, with product MDRPVVCVGALVWGPGERVLLVETTKWRGLWGVPGGKVDWGETLEAAVIREFREETGLDLTDVRYAQTQEAVLSPEFHKPAHLLLVDFFARTASLTVTPNEEIVDWSWATLEEALTLPLNSYTRTLVELAWREAR from the coding sequence ATGGACAGACCTGTCGTGTGCGTGGGGGCGCTGGTGTGGGGACCGGGAGAGCGCGTGCTGCTCGTCGAGACGACCAAATGGCGCGGCCTGTGGGGCGTGCCCGGCGGCAAGGTGGACTGGGGCGAGACGCTGGAGGCGGCGGTGATCCGGGAGTTCCGGGAGGAGACGGGCCTGGACCTCACCGACGTGCGCTACGCCCAGACCCAGGAGGCCGTTCTCAGCCCCGAGTTCCACAAGCCCGCGCACCTGCTGCTGGTGGACTTCTTCGCCCGCACGGCCTCGCTGACGGTCACCCCGAACGAGGAGATCGTGGACTGGTCGTGGGCCACGCTGGAGGAAGCCCTGACCCTGCCGCTGAACAGCTACACCCGGACGCTGGTGGAGCTGGCCTGGCGGGAGGCCCGGTGA